The proteins below are encoded in one region of uncultured Eubacteriales bacterium:
- a CDS encoding ABC-type uncharacterized transport system, periplasmic component, with protein MKKLSKLTALALAGVMALSLSACSGGQAGTSPSAAPSETPSAPPADKTYTVGISQLAPHPALDAATQGFKDTLIAEFGEDKVKFNEQNAAGDSNTAGTIANSLVAAKVDLILANATASLQTAAAATSTIPILGTSITEYGVALGIDGFTGTVGTNVSGTSDLAPLDQQAAMVKEWFPDAKSVGLFYCSAEPNSQYQVDTVKAELEKLGITGTLYPFSDTNDLSAVLQTACANSDVIYIPTDNTAANNTGIIDNICQGAKKPVIAGEEGIAAGCGVATLSISYYDLGVATGNMAIKILKGESNISEMPVEYAPQFTKKYNADICAALGLTPPDGYEAITAE; from the coding sequence ATGAAGAAACTGTCAAAGCTGACGGCGCTGGCGCTGGCCGGCGTCATGGCGCTCTCCCTGTCCGCCTGCTCCGGCGGACAGGCCGGCACCTCTCCCAGCGCCGCGCCCAGCGAGACCCCCAGTGCGCCCCCCGCCGATAAGACGTACACGGTAGGTATCTCCCAGCTGGCTCCCCACCCGGCGCTGGACGCCGCCACTCAGGGCTTTAAGGACACCCTGATCGCCGAGTTCGGCGAGGACAAGGTGAAGTTCAATGAGCAGAATGCGGCGGGCGACTCCAACACCGCCGGCACCATCGCCAACAGCCTGGTGGCCGCCAAGGTGGACCTGATCCTCGCCAACGCCACCGCCAGCCTCCAGACCGCCGCTGCTGCCACCAGCACCATCCCCATCCTGGGCACCTCAATCACCGAGTACGGCGTTGCTCTGGGCATCGACGGTTTCACCGGCACCGTGGGCACCAACGTGTCCGGCACCTCGGACCTTGCCCCCCTGGACCAGCAGGCCGCCATGGTCAAGGAGTGGTTCCCCGACGCGAAGAGCGTGGGCCTCTTCTACTGCTCCGCCGAGCCCAACAGCCAGTACCAGGTTGACACCGTAAAGGCCGAGCTGGAGAAACTGGGCATCACCGGCACCCTCTATCCCTTCTCCGACACCAACGACCTCTCCGCAGTCCTCCAGACCGCCTGCGCCAACAGCGATGTCATCTACATCCCCACCGACAACACCGCCGCCAATAACACCGGCATCATCGACAACATCTGCCAGGGCGCGAAAAAGCCTGTCATCGCCGGTGAGGAGGGCATCGCCGCAGGCTGCGGCGTGGCTACCCTCTCCATCAGCTACTACGACCTGGGTGTCGCCACCGGCAATATGGCCATTAAGATCCTCAAGGGCGAGAGCAATATCTCTGAGATGCCCGTCGAGTACGCTCCCCAGTTCACCAAAAAGTACAACGCTGATATCTGCGCCGCCCTGGGCCTCACGCCCCCCGACGGGTACGAGGCCATCACCGCCGAATAA
- a CDS encoding hypothetical protein (Evidence 5 : No homology to any previously reported sequences) → MIEHDTTVTSKSPWKCAPDQNFRVDICGIGQYNKLNITLAPKSAKVIDRKFGGK, encoded by the coding sequence ATGATAGAACATGATACCACAGTCACCTCAAAAAGTCCATGGAAATGCGCCCCCGACCAAAACTTTAGGGTTGACATTTGCGGGATAGGCCAGTATAATAAGCTCAATATTACTTTAGCACCTAAAAGCGCTAAAGTAATTGACAGGAAATTTGGAGGGAAATGA
- a CDS encoding Glycosyltransferase, WecB/TagA/CpsF family yields the protein MRIDVLGVGVDSLTGGEAVARAAELAAGDKFTYAVTPNPEFILLAKKSEVFRTALNGADLVVADGIGVVKAAQILGRPLKAKVPGIDLAEGLCGMLANSGGKLFLLGAKPGVAQTAGENLARKYPGLTICGVYDGYFKEDALVVEAIRASGADVVFVCLGAPKQELWMVEHGPKTGVKLMLGLGGSLDVFAGTVERAPQGWQRLGLEWLYRLLKEPKRIGRMAKLPLVLVDAAAARVRGK from the coding sequence TTGAGGATAGACGTGCTGGGTGTGGGCGTGGACAGCCTGACGGGCGGCGAGGCAGTGGCCCGGGCGGCGGAGCTGGCGGCGGGGGATAAATTTACCTACGCCGTAACCCCCAACCCTGAGTTTATTTTGCTGGCGAAGAAGAGCGAGGTATTCCGCACTGCCCTCAACGGGGCGGATCTGGTGGTGGCGGACGGCATCGGCGTGGTGAAGGCCGCGCAGATATTGGGCCGCCCGCTGAAGGCCAAGGTGCCGGGCATCGACCTGGCGGAGGGCCTTTGCGGGATGCTTGCGAACTCGGGGGGAAAACTCTTCCTCCTGGGAGCAAAGCCGGGCGTCGCCCAGACGGCTGGGGAGAATCTGGCGAGGAAATACCCCGGCCTCACCATCTGCGGGGTGTACGACGGGTACTTCAAGGAAGACGCCCTAGTGGTAGAGGCCATCAGGGCAAGCGGGGCCGATGTGGTTTTCGTATGCCTGGGCGCACCCAAGCAGGAGCTATGGATGGTGGAGCACGGGCCAAAGACCGGGGTTAAGCTGATGCTGGGCCTGGGCGGGAGCCTGGACGTCTTCGCCGGGACGGTGGAGCGCGCACCCCAGGGCTGGCAGCGGTTGGGGCTGGAGTGGCTCTACCGGCTGCTCAAGGAGCCAAAACGAATCGGACGCATGGCAAAGCTGCCGCTGGTGCTGGTGGACGCCGCCGCGGCTCGGGTGAGAGGTAAGTAA
- the tmk gene encoding Thymidylate kinase, with protein sequence MSGKLIVFEGTDGSGKSTQFARLCSRLEDEGRPFEKLVFPQYDKPSSALLKMYLGGEFGAHPDDVNAYAASTFYAVDRYAAWKKVWGEYYKSGGLVLSDRYTTSNAVHQTCKLPEDEWEGFLRWLFDFECGKLGLPEPDLVIYLDMPTPKAVEMLRARESATHTRGDIHEVDTEYLAKCRRTAHRAAELYGWTVVPCVDGAGNVRSIEDIHEEVWCLASATLKKED encoded by the coding sequence ATGTCAGGAAAGCTGATCGTGTTCGAGGGCACCGATGGGTCGGGCAAGTCCACCCAGTTTGCCCGGCTGTGCTCCCGGCTGGAGGATGAGGGGAGACCTTTTGAAAAGCTGGTCTTTCCCCAGTACGACAAGCCCTCCTCCGCACTCTTGAAGATGTATCTGGGGGGTGAGTTCGGCGCCCACCCGGACGACGTGAACGCCTACGCGGCTTCCACCTTCTACGCTGTGGACCGCTACGCCGCATGGAAAAAGGTATGGGGCGAGTACTATAAGAGCGGCGGACTGGTCCTGTCGGACCGGTACACTACCTCCAACGCGGTACACCAGACCTGCAAGCTGCCGGAGGATGAGTGGGAGGGGTTCCTCCGCTGGCTTTTCGACTTTGAGTGCGGCAAGCTGGGCCTGCCGGAACCCGACCTTGTGATTTACCTGGACATGCCCACCCCAAAGGCCGTGGAGATGCTGCGGGCCAGGGAGAGCGCCACCCACACCAGGGGGGATATCCATGAGGTGGACACGGAATACCTCGCCAAATGTCGCCGCACCGCTCATCGGGCGGCCGAGCTCTACGGCTGGACAGTGGTGCCCTGCGTGGACGGTGCCGGGAACGTGAGGAGCATTGAGGACATCCACGAGGAGGTCTGGTGTCTTGCCAGCGCCACGTTGAAAAAAGAAGATTGA
- a CDS encoding DJ-1 family protein, with protein sequence MTEGQAMVYILLGEGFEESEALVPADLLRRGGAEVALVGLEELEVTGGHGITVKADITLDQVDEEKMEMLVLPGGMGGVESIQLNLFALALIQRAYDLGCWIGAICAAPTILARIGFLDRRKAVCFPGMEEEMGSAVVQLGESVVTDGRIITGEAAGSSFEFGLRLVEAVKGRGTAQKVKNSVHFHHG encoded by the coding sequence TTGACGGAGGGACAAGCTATGGTCTATATCTTGCTTGGAGAGGGCTTTGAGGAGAGCGAGGCCCTGGTGCCCGCGGACCTGCTGCGCCGGGGCGGAGCGGAGGTCGCCCTGGTGGGGCTGGAGGAGCTGGAGGTAACCGGCGGCCACGGCATCACCGTGAAGGCCGACATTACCCTAGACCAGGTGGACGAGGAGAAGATGGAGATGCTGGTCCTCCCCGGCGGGATGGGGGGCGTGGAGTCCATCCAGCTCAACCTGTTCGCCCTGGCCCTCATCCAGCGGGCCTATGATCTGGGCTGCTGGATCGGCGCTATCTGTGCCGCGCCTACCATCCTGGCCCGCATCGGCTTTTTGGATCGGCGCAAGGCGGTGTGTTTCCCCGGCATGGAGGAAGAGATGGGCTCCGCCGTGGTGCAGCTTGGGGAGAGCGTGGTCACCGACGGGCGCATCATCACCGGCGAGGCGGCGGGCTCGTCCTTCGAGTTTGGTCTGCGGCTGGTGGAGGCGGTTAAGGGCAGGGGCACCGCGCAGAAGGTGAAAAACTCCGTCCACTTCCATCATGGATAA
- a CDS encoding 5-formyltetrahydrofolate cyclo-ligase, producing MDNEKAALRAQIRGEMAAMTEGERRESDALLFTRFLALPEVEGARTVLLYRGMGAEPDTERLISALLDRGKTVALPRCLPDRGMEARIVTKGTALGRHPYGMLEPGGDCPLLPRGAIDLILTPGLAFDKSGYRLGHGGGYYDRYLADFEGITAALCREKFLLPQVPALPHDRPVKLVVTERETYRAAA from the coding sequence ATGGATAATGAAAAGGCCGCCCTCCGTGCCCAAATCCGAGGGGAGATGGCGGCCATGACCGAGGGCGAGCGCCGGGAGAGTGACGCGCTGCTCTTCACGCGCTTTCTCGCCCTGCCCGAGGTGGAGGGGGCGAGAACCGTCCTCCTCTACCGGGGAATGGGCGCCGAACCGGACACAGAGCGGCTCATTTCGGCCCTGCTGGACCGGGGCAAGACCGTAGCCCTGCCACGCTGCCTCCCCGACAGGGGGATGGAGGCGCGGATCGTTACGAAAGGCACGGCCCTTGGCCGCCACCCCTACGGGATGCTGGAGCCGGGGGGGGATTGTCCCCTTTTGCCCAGGGGGGCGATCGACCTTATTCTGACGCCGGGGCTTGCCTTTGATAAAAGCGGTTATCGACTGGGCCACGGCGGGGGATACTATGACCGATATCTGGCAGACTTTGAGGGCATCACTGCGGCCCTGTGCCGGGAGAAGTTTTTGCTGCCCCAAGTGCCCGCCCTGCCCCACGACAGGCCCGTGAAACTGGTGGTTACCGAGCGGGAGACCTATCGCGCGGCGGCGTGA
- a CDS encoding conserved hypothetical protein (Evidence 4 : Homologs of previously reported genes of unknown function): MGRKGKRGGAPAHTPYYLEEVKFFMWCGNNGCGGGNCLWIIIIIILLLCCGNGLGGCNNGCNNGCNNCGC; encoded by the coding sequence ATGGGGCGTAAAGGGAAACGGGGCGGCGCACCCGCCCATACCCCCTATTATTTAGAAGAGGTGAAGTTTTTTATGTGGTGTGGCAATAACGGCTGTGGCGGCGGCAACTGCCTGTGGATCATTATCATCATCATCCTGCTGCTTTGCTGCGGCAACGGTCTGGGCGGCTGCAACAACGGCTGCAACAACGGCTGCAACAACTGCGGCTGCTGA
- a CDS encoding YceG family protein codes for MSEHDERSMQRPRPPRREEGQTPPPKKRKRRRRSMGPWGALLYVVLVIGASALLAGLGWMAACDVLSLDKPEKTAVVTLADDVFESKEVKGEDGATETVLRADLGYVAGQLKEQGLIRYPWLFKLFISITGKSDALRPGVYNLDTTMDYSAMIRNLSAKSGSKAEVTVVIKEGYTSVQVFETLAAAGVASLDDLENTAATYDFKFSFLKDVVPLGDSNRLEGYLFPDTYQFYTNMDPVQALNKMLLRFDDVFTQDMRDEAAANGQTVQDIITIASLIEKETTGDDQALISSVIYNRLYKPNSQTAGYLNVDATLLYVLPERAGKLTAEDLQYDSPYNTALYKGLPPGPIANPGQAALRSALKPETSSYYFYALGDDKEHHFFKTYEEQSSFIASQSIYQSNGG; via the coding sequence ATGTCTGAACACGATGAGAGAAGTATGCAGCGCCCTCGCCCGCCACGGCGGGAGGAGGGACAGACGCCGCCACCCAAAAAGAGAAAGCGCCGCCGCCGGAGCATGGGCCCCTGGGGGGCGCTCCTCTACGTGGTGCTGGTCATCGGCGCATCCGCTCTGCTGGCGGGCCTGGGCTGGATGGCTGCCTGTGACGTGCTGTCTTTGGATAAGCCGGAGAAGACCGCCGTGGTTACTCTGGCGGATGACGTCTTCGAGTCCAAGGAGGTCAAGGGCGAAGACGGGGCGACCGAGACCGTCCTACGCGCGGACTTAGGCTATGTGGCCGGCCAGCTCAAGGAGCAGGGGCTCATCCGATACCCCTGGCTCTTCAAGCTCTTCATCTCCATCACCGGGAAGAGCGACGCTCTGCGCCCCGGAGTCTATAATCTGGACACAACCATGGACTATAGCGCCATGATCCGCAACCTGAGCGCGAAGTCGGGCAGCAAGGCGGAGGTCACAGTGGTCATCAAGGAGGGGTATACCTCCGTACAGGTTTTTGAGACTCTGGCGGCCGCAGGGGTAGCCTCGTTGGACGACCTGGAGAATACCGCCGCCACCTATGACTTCAAATTCTCCTTCCTTAAGGACGTAGTGCCCCTGGGGGATAGCAACCGGCTGGAGGGCTACCTCTTCCCGGACACCTACCAGTTCTACACCAACATGGACCCCGTGCAGGCGCTGAACAAGATGCTGCTGCGGTTTGACGACGTCTTTACCCAGGACATGCGGGACGAGGCGGCCGCCAACGGCCAGACCGTCCAGGACATCATCACCATCGCCTCCCTTATCGAGAAGGAGACCACCGGCGACGACCAGGCCCTCATCTCCTCGGTCATCTATAACCGCCTATACAAGCCAAACTCCCAGACGGCGGGCTACCTCAACGTGGACGCGACCCTCCTCTATGTCCTGCCCGAGCGGGCGGGCAAGCTGACCGCCGAGGATCTGCAGTACGACAGCCCCTATAACACTGCACTGTACAAGGGCCTTCCCCCCGGACCCATTGCCAACCCCGGACAGGCCGCCCTCCGGTCTGCCCTGAAACCAGAGACCTCCAGCTATTACTTCTACGCCCTGGGCGACGACAAGGAGCATCACTTCTTCAAGACCTATGAAGAGCAGAGCAGTTTCATCGCCAGCCAGAGCATCTACCAGAGCAATGGCGGATAA
- a CDS encoding Peptidase, U32 family, whose translation MADKRMEVLAPAGDMDRLRMAMAYGADAVYLAGGLFGMRSFAGNFTPEELREAVELCHGRGVKVHVTCNTMPRNNELALLPQWLGYLEELGVDAAIVADVGVLSLLKRHAPHVKAHISTQASIVNYQSARAWHELGAERVVLARELSLDEIREIRAKAPPALELEAFAHGSMCVSYSGRCLLSNYMTGRDANRGACAQPCRYQYALMEEKRPGEYFPVYEENGETYIMNSRDMCMIDYIPELLDAGLDSLKIEGRAKSAYYAAIVTGAYRHAVDAALAGKPLDPLWRGEVERVSHRHYSTGFYFGEPGQFTQDARYIRDWQVSAMVEECDGEGNAVLSLNNKFSAGDELELVGPGVRPVAFAAPTMADLEGNALTEVRKPEMRFAMRLPQSVPPLSLLRRSVELTPRS comes from the coding sequence ATGGCGGATAAGCGCATGGAGGTTCTCGCCCCGGCGGGGGACATGGATCGGCTGCGCATGGCGATGGCCTACGGGGCCGACGCAGTATACCTGGCGGGCGGCCTCTTCGGGATGCGCTCCTTCGCGGGCAACTTCACGCCCGAGGAGCTGCGGGAGGCGGTGGAGCTCTGCCACGGAAGAGGCGTGAAGGTCCACGTCACCTGTAACACCATGCCCCGCAATAATGAGCTGGCCCTCCTGCCCCAGTGGCTTGGGTACCTGGAGGAGCTGGGTGTGGACGCTGCCATCGTGGCCGATGTGGGAGTGCTCTCCCTCTTAAAAAGGCATGCGCCCCACGTAAAGGCACACATCTCCACCCAGGCGAGTATTGTCAACTACCAGTCCGCCCGCGCCTGGCATGAGCTGGGCGCGGAGCGGGTCGTCCTCGCTCGGGAGCTCTCGCTGGATGAGATCAGGGAGATACGGGCAAAAGCGCCACCGGCCTTGGAGTTGGAGGCGTTCGCCCACGGGTCCATGTGCGTAAGTTATTCAGGCCGGTGCCTCCTCTCCAACTATATGACCGGGCGGGACGCCAACAGAGGCGCCTGCGCCCAGCCCTGCCGCTACCAGTACGCTCTCATGGAAGAGAAACGGCCGGGCGAGTACTTCCCCGTCTATGAGGAGAACGGGGAGACCTACATCATGAATTCCCGGGACATGTGCATGATCGATTACATCCCGGAGCTTTTGGACGCGGGGCTCGACAGCCTGAAGATCGAGGGCCGGGCCAAGAGCGCGTATTACGCAGCCATTGTCACGGGAGCCTACCGCCACGCGGTGGACGCGGCCCTGGCGGGTAAGCCGTTGGACCCCCTCTGGCGCGGCGAGGTGGAGCGGGTGAGCCACCGGCACTACTCTACCGGCTTCTACTTCGGGGAGCCGGGGCAGTTCACCCAGGACGCCCGATACATCCGGGACTGGCAGGTCTCGGCCATGGTGGAGGAATGCGATGGGGAGGGGAACGCCGTTCTCTCCCTCAACAACAAATTTTCCGCGGGGGACGAACTGGAGCTGGTAGGCCCCGGCGTGCGGCCCGTAGCCTTTGCTGCACCTACCATGGCCGACCTGGAGGGGAACGCGCTCACCGAGGTCCGAAAGCCTGAGATGCGCTTTGCCATGCGCCTTCCCCAGAGCGTGCCGCCCCTATCCCTGCTGCGGCGGAGCGTGGAGCTGACTCCAAGGAGTTGA
- a CDS encoding Acyltransferase, with product MSDLTTTRRRDYDLLRVASMAAVVYLHTAAASLQTMENGALWQFSNLFASLGTAAVPIFFMLSGALLLRSPRTGDWVFMLRRRLPRVLVPGLFWAGLVILGTWGLKGGDAAFQMLVHLPNTTVLTPYWFLYALVPMYLLSPLLKRLADGMEESHWRYLLGLWGVLTLGLQSVAYLTPEPWKFFFLENGTLNVSAIGGYLGYFFLGAYLDRLERLPPRWTLWLAVGADWAIITLGTWYFTARTGMYGQQFLDYRGIFAAILSAGLFLLARSYFGSGRGSGRVLTALAGCSFGVYLAHPFAIKAVELVLGEVSGIPGQVLIWLLALAGSIFGVMAVQSVKPLCFLVTGQSFASACRESNLFSLFNQKKRNN from the coding sequence TTGAGTGATTTGACAACTACCCGCCGCCGGGATTATGACCTGCTGCGGGTCGCGTCCATGGCGGCGGTGGTGTACCTGCACACCGCCGCGGCCTCTTTGCAGACCATGGAGAACGGCGCGCTGTGGCAGTTTTCCAACCTCTTCGCCTCCCTGGGCACCGCGGCAGTGCCCATTTTCTTCATGCTGTCGGGGGCTCTCCTACTGCGCTCGCCCCGGACGGGGGATTGGGTCTTCATGCTGCGCCGCCGCCTGCCACGGGTGCTGGTCCCCGGCCTCTTCTGGGCGGGGCTGGTGATTTTGGGCACCTGGGGGCTGAAGGGCGGGGACGCGGCCTTTCAAATGCTGGTCCATCTGCCCAATACGACGGTGCTCACACCATACTGGTTCCTCTACGCTCTGGTGCCCATGTACCTCCTCTCCCCCCTCCTTAAGCGCCTGGCGGACGGCATGGAGGAGAGCCACTGGCGCTACCTCCTGGGCCTGTGGGGGGTGCTGACCCTGGGGCTCCAGAGCGTGGCCTACCTGACGCCGGAGCCGTGGAAGTTCTTCTTCCTGGAGAACGGCACCCTCAACGTAAGCGCCATAGGGGGGTACCTGGGGTATTTCTTTCTGGGGGCGTACCTGGACCGGCTGGAGCGCCTGCCGCCCCGGTGGACGCTGTGGCTGGCCGTGGGGGCGGACTGGGCAATCATCACCTTGGGCACATGGTACTTCACCGCGAGGACCGGCATGTACGGCCAGCAGTTTTTAGACTACCGGGGTATTTTCGCCGCAATCCTGTCCGCCGGGCTCTTCCTGCTGGCGCGGAGCTATTTTGGCTCCGGACGGGGGAGCGGGAGGGTCCTCACCGCCCTTGCCGGGTGCTCCTTCGGAGTGTACCTGGCCCACCCCTTCGCCATTAAGGCGGTGGAATTGGTGCTGGGTGAAGTGAGTGGTATCCCGGGCCAGGTCCTCATCTGGCTCCTGGCGCTGGCGGGCAGCATTTTTGGCGTGATGGCGGTACAGAGCGTCAAGCCGCTGTGCTTTCTGGTCACAGGGCAGAGCTTTGCCTCCGCTTGCCGGGAGAGCAATTTATTTTCCCTTTTTAATCAAAAAAAGAGAAATAATTAA
- a CDS encoding conserved exported hypothetical protein (Evidence 4 : Homologs of previously reported genes of unknown function): MRRSAALLLTLPLLLALCACAPAHTPQETIPPVASAQVQDTNPWLEDYDYFWQLVEENFPTYAAAQRISGRDFRAVKEQYRAKAAQVEDADELYGVLYMCAREFQGAGHFGLLSEGMYCFIMDLFRDTADPKSRYEYDLLNNPTSREYYGYSDPEEVPEGDGQSAGEQAESSLDNLIFKYYPDYGAAYVEILSMDMSHFAEERQALENFFARIQAEGYRHCIVDIRRNGGGDSSYGTTAVVGPNIMEDTFSTHYALVRRGSAMIDYFKTMDNWLTLRPIDELPVEALPALEPGDVALATHFYMADLWAEASPAAQVGGPLFSGRFWLLVGSKVYSASESFAIFCKDTGFATLVGETTGGDGIGVNPYLCPLPNSGICVRFSAENGLNADGSCNEEYGTQPDIPNAPGMNALETCLAAIRGESGKND; encoded by the coding sequence ATGAGACGGTCCGCCGCACTGCTTTTGACTCTGCCGCTGCTGTTGGCTCTGTGTGCCTGCGCTCCAGCGCACACGCCCCAGGAGACGATTCCGCCCGTCGCATCCGCTCAGGTCCAGGATACAAACCCCTGGCTGGAGGATTACGACTACTTCTGGCAGCTCGTGGAGGAGAATTTTCCCACCTATGCAGCTGCGCAGCGCATCTCGGGCCGTGATTTCCGGGCGGTGAAGGAGCAGTACCGCGCCAAGGCAGCTCAGGTAGAGGATGCGGATGAGCTGTACGGCGTGCTCTATATGTGCGCCCGGGAATTCCAGGGGGCGGGGCACTTCGGCCTGCTCAGCGAAGGAATGTACTGTTTCATCATGGACCTGTTCCGCGACACCGCCGACCCTAAGAGCCGGTATGAGTACGACCTTTTGAACAACCCTACCTCAAGGGAATACTATGGCTACAGCGACCCGGAAGAGGTACCGGAGGGAGATGGGCAGTCCGCCGGAGAACAGGCGGAGAGCTCCCTAGACAATCTGATTTTTAAATATTATCCTGACTATGGTGCGGCCTATGTGGAGATTTTGTCCATGGATATGTCCCATTTTGCCGAGGAGCGGCAAGCGCTGGAGAACTTTTTTGCCCGCATCCAGGCGGAGGGATACCGGCACTGCATTGTGGACATCCGCCGCAACGGCGGCGGGGACAGCTCCTATGGCACTACGGCCGTAGTGGGGCCCAACATTATGGAGGATACCTTCTCTACCCACTACGCCCTTGTAAGGCGCGGCAGTGCTATGATAGACTACTTCAAGACCATGGATAACTGGCTGACGCTGCGGCCCATCGATGAGCTGCCGGTGGAGGCGCTGCCCGCGCTGGAACCGGGCGACGTAGCCCTGGCCACCCATTTCTACATGGCCGACCTCTGGGCCGAAGCCTCCCCGGCGGCGCAGGTCGGCGGCCCTCTCTTCTCAGGCCGGTTCTGGCTGCTGGTGGGGTCGAAGGTCTACTCCGCAAGCGAATCTTTCGCCATCTTCTGCAAGGATACCGGTTTTGCCACCCTGGTGGGCGAGACCACGGGCGGGGACGGCATCGGCGTCAATCCCTACCTGTGCCCGCTGCCCAACTCCGGCATCTGCGTCCGTTTCTCAGCGGAAAACGGTCTCAATGCCGACGGCTCCTGCAATGAGGAGTACGGCACACAGCCTGATATCCCCAACGCCCCCGGTATGAACGCTTTGGAAACCTGCCTTGCAGCCATAAGGGGAGAAAGCGGGAAAAATGATTGA
- a CDS encoding hypothetical protein (Evidence 5 : No homology to any previously reported sequences), with the protein MIDKCCFYGKIVRLKAMTELSLQRRDEREGIVGALGGTDRRATPEHPVTSRADRPR; encoded by the coding sequence ATGATTGACAAATGCTGTTTTTATGGTAAAATAGTCAGGCTAAAAGCTATGACGGAGCTAAGTCTGCAACGGCGCGACGAGCGAGAGGGGATAGTGGGAGCCCTCGGCGGTACGGACAGACGCGCCACTCCCGAGCACCCTGTGACGAGCAGGGCGGATCGTCCCCGTTAA